In Helicobacter anatolicus, a single genomic region encodes these proteins:
- the corA gene encoding magnesium/cobalt transporter CorA: protein MMNIFIKKNSLVVRESFSNTDTIQLKDQIILWIDLLHPTFEEVAYIAKTYKLDIPTKEEREEIEQSARYWEDSTSVTINSFFLVRPAKLQLHNETVTFILYNGILFTIRYGDFKVFDEIQQRVLASPKNFEDGFDLISKIYEVRVEKDADMLEEVGHETKILRKEVFDKDQPDYTNILQRLSNLQEINMSVRDSLADKRRAITALLKSDKIDMDTKKNLNIVLKDLNSLVEFATVNMNILDNVQSLFTNQINIEQNKIIKLFTVATMAMMPPTLIGTIYGMNFKNMPELEWAFGYPIAIIVMVVSTILPVLYFKKKGWL, encoded by the coding sequence ATGATGAATATTTTTATCAAAAAAAACTCTCTTGTTGTAAGAGAAAGCTTTAGCAATACAGATACCATACAACTCAAAGATCAAATTATTTTATGGATTGATTTATTGCACCCTACCTTTGAAGAGGTTGCATATATTGCTAAAACCTATAAGCTTGATATCCCCACCAAAGAAGAAAGAGAAGAAATCGAGCAAAGTGCAAGATATTGGGAAGATAGCACTAGTGTAACTATTAATAGTTTTTTTTTAGTGCGTCCTGCCAAATTGCAGCTTCACAATGAGACTGTAACTTTTATCCTTTATAATGGAATCTTATTTACTATTAGATATGGGGATTTCAAGGTTTTTGATGAAATTCAACAAAGAGTTTTAGCTAGTCCTAAAAATTTTGAAGATGGCTTTGATCTTATCAGTAAAATCTATGAAGTACGTGTTGAAAAAGATGCGGATATGTTAGAAGAAGTAGGCCATGAAACAAAAATATTAAGAAAAGAAGTTTTTGACAAAGATCAACCTGATTACACAAATATTTTACAACGCCTCTCAAACTTACAAGAAATTAATATGAGCGTAAGAGATTCTCTAGCTGACAAAAGAAGGGCGATTACTGCGCTTTTAAAAAGTGATAAAATTGACATGGATACCAAAAAAAATCTCAATATTGTATTAAAAGACCTTAATTCTCTTGTAGAATTCGCAACAGTTAATATGAATATTTTGGATAATGTACAAAGTCTATTTACTAACCAAATCAATATCGAACAAAACAAAATCATCAAACTTTTTACCGTTGCAACCATGGCTATGATGCCCCCCACACTCATTGGAACAATCTATGGAATGAACTTCAAAAATATGCCTGAACTAGAATGGGCTTTTGGCTATCCAATTGCAATTATTGTAATGGTGGTATCAACCATTCTTCCTGTTTTATATTTTAAGAAAAAAGGCTGGTTATAA
- a CDS encoding DsrE family protein — MQKVILMKGDKIGEGELGKMVGAGFIQAICMQCEKNQNLLPKAIVFLNNSVLFGLEETNKEVFAALKKLESMGVELEFCETCLNYFNIKDKLAVGRINHAMYISELLLSAEVLSL, encoded by the coding sequence ATGCAAAAAGTAATTTTAATGAAGGGTGATAAGATTGGTGAGGGTGAATTAGGGAAAATGGTAGGTGCAGGATTTATACAAGCTATTTGTATGCAATGTGAAAAAAATCAAAATTTATTACCTAAGGCAATAGTTTTTTTGAATAATAGTGTTTTATTTGGTTTAGAGGAAACAAATAAAGAGGTTTTTGCCGCATTAAAAAAATTAGAATCTATGGGTGTAGAATTGGAGTTTTGTGAGACTTGTTTAAATTATTTTAATATTAAAGATAAGTTAGCAGTAGGTAGAATAAATCATGCAATGTATATTAGTGAACTTTTATTGAGTGCTGAGGTACTTAGTTTATGA
- a CDS encoding glucose-6-phosphate isomerase — protein MLNFTHFFDKNTLDNNLAKPNKNALDKVFHLLQEEIHQKKTGYYDLTSDKRAIQDSNDFIQKNSTFLENIRNIVIIGIGGSSLGLKAIDGMLKHLESRKPIKLRFLEHTDPIEIQKNLSKISLKSTLFITISKSGTTIETSSLLKFVINKYNLMDSAYKKHLIFITDDFSPLWNFAQKNAFQCFGINKNIGGRFSILSTVGILPLKLLGYDVEKILEGAYNFQKNFLQRKEEHVLKKAIFLAKNKERYPINILFSYSSVFKNFNAWFVQLWGESLGKIDIYGKKVGLTPISLIGSIDQHSFLQLITQGVMDKTITFISLNQAKYAKPKIPNLSLEYLEDTNFVNGTSFAKLLNMQQIATMQAIQNEKIPTDCIEIDVLCENSVGRLIIYFELLTSAVGVILNINTYDQPGVEYGKVLLKKMF, from the coding sequence ATGTTAAATTTTACACATTTTTTTGATAAAAATACCCTAGACAATAATCTTGCAAAACCCAACAAGAATGCTTTAGATAAAGTATTTCATCTCTTGCAAGAAGAAATCCATCAAAAAAAAACAGGCTACTACGATCTTACTAGTGATAAAAGAGCAATACAAGATTCTAATGATTTTATTCAAAAAAACTCTACTTTTTTAGAAAATATAAGAAATATCGTAATTATAGGAATTGGGGGTAGTTCCCTTGGACTTAAAGCCATTGATGGTATGCTCAAACACCTAGAATCAAGAAAACCTATAAAACTACGTTTTTTAGAGCATACTGACCCTATTGAAATTCAAAAAAATCTCAGTAAAATTTCTTTAAAAAGCACTCTTTTTATTACGATTTCAAAATCTGGCACCACAATTGAAACTTCATCTTTACTCAAGTTTGTAATCAACAAATACAATCTTATGGATTCTGCTTACAAAAAACATCTCATTTTTATCACTGATGATTTTTCTCCTCTTTGGAATTTTGCGCAAAAAAATGCATTTCAATGTTTTGGAATTAATAAAAATATTGGTGGTCGCTTTTCCATATTAAGCACTGTGGGAATTTTGCCACTCAAACTTTTGGGGTATGATGTAGAAAAGATTCTAGAAGGAGCATATAATTTTCAAAAAAATTTTTTACAACGTAAAGAAGAGCATGTATTAAAAAAAGCAATTTTTCTTGCAAAAAACAAAGAACGTTATCCTATAAATATTCTTTTTTCCTACTCTAGTGTTTTTAAAAATTTTAATGCTTGGTTTGTGCAACTCTGGGGAGAATCTCTTGGTAAAATTGATATTTATGGCAAAAAAGTTGGACTTACTCCAATTAGCCTAATTGGCAGTATTGACCAACACTCATTTTTGCAACTCATTACACAGGGCGTTATGGATAAAACCATTACATTTATTAGTCTCAATCAAGCCAAATATGCTAAACCAAAAATTCCCAATCTTTCTCTAGAATATCTAGAAGATACAAATTTTGTCAATGGAACTTCTTTTGCCAAACTTCTTAACATGCAGCAAATTGCAACCATGCAAGCCATACAAAATGAAAAAATCCCTACAGACTGTATAGAAATTGACGTACTTTGTGAAAATAGTGTTGGAAGATTAATTATTTATTTTGAACTTTTAACATCTGCAGTGGGAGTGATTTTAAATATCAATACTTATGATCAACCAGGAGTAGAATACGGAAAAGTTCTGCTTAAAAAAATGTTTTAA
- the ndk gene encoding nucleoside-diphosphate kinase, whose protein sequence is MEQTLSIIKPDAVKKGVIGKIIDRFESNGLRIAAMKKISLSLQDAQQFYAIHRERPFFNDLVQFMISGPVVVMVLEGEGAVAKNRALMGATNPKEADKGTIRADFADSIDANAVHGSDSLENAKIEINFFFAKREIC, encoded by the coding sequence ATGGAGCAAACACTATCAATCATTAAACCCGATGCAGTAAAAAAGGGTGTAATTGGAAAAATTATAGATAGATTTGAAAGTAATGGTTTGCGTATTGCAGCGATGAAGAAAATATCTTTAAGCTTACAAGATGCGCAACAATTTTATGCAATTCATAGGGAAAGACCTTTTTTTAATGATCTTGTACAGTTTATGATAAGCGGTCCTGTTGTTGTTATGGTGCTAGAAGGTGAAGGTGCTGTTGCAAAAAACCGTGCATTAATGGGTGCTACAAATCCAAAAGAAGCTGATAAGGGAACAATTAGAGCAGATTTTGCTGATAGTATTGATGCAAATGCTGTACATGGAAGCGACAGTTTGGAAAATGCAAAAATTGAAATTAATTTCTTTTTCGCTAAACGAGAAATTTGTTAA
- a CDS encoding phosphoglycerate kinase has translation MLQVAGINLMQQTQSIKDIDITNKRILIRVDFNVPMDKEFNISDDTRIREALPTINYCIDNHVKNIVLVSHLGRPKSRDHKHSLRHILKRLERLLNKNITFAETIEQAKDLQNTLDNQSIILLENIRFYPEEEQNDTEFGKKLALLCDVFVNDAFGTSHRAHASTYGIAKFTAQKVAGLLLKKEIDSFAKALFNPIKPVLLIVGGSKVSSKLALLYNILDVVDKVIIGGAMSNTFLKALGYDMQKSLVEDGLLEDAKKILALAVQKKVKIYLPVDVISTNSLEDNANIQTSPSQDIPQGFMAVDIGPATTRLFNQVIRASQTIIWNGPLGIYENPKFSRGTFSIAHTISDSYAFSLIGGGDTADAVDKAGERENMSFISTGGGASLELLEGKILPAFEVLDKKA, from the coding sequence ATGTTACAAGTAGCCGGCATTAACCTTATGCAACAAACTCAAAGTATTAAAGATATAGATATTACAAACAAAAGGATCTTAATTCGTGTAGATTTTAATGTCCCTATGGATAAGGAATTTAATATTTCAGATGATACAAGGATTAGAGAAGCATTACCAACAATTAATTATTGTATTGATAATCATGTAAAAAATATTGTTTTAGTAAGCCATCTTGGCAGACCAAAGTCTAGAGATCATAAACATTCTTTGCGACACATTCTTAAACGCTTAGAGCGTTTATTAAACAAGAATATCACTTTTGCAGAAACAATCGAGCAAGCAAAAGATTTACAAAATACACTTGATAATCAATCAATCATTTTGCTAGAAAATATCCGATTTTATCCTGAAGAAGAACAAAATGATACAGAATTTGGCAAAAAGCTTGCTTTACTATGCGATGTTTTTGTCAATGACGCTTTTGGAACAAGTCATAGAGCACATGCCAGTACTTATGGAATCGCAAAATTTACAGCGCAAAAAGTCGCGGGATTATTGCTAAAAAAAGAGATCGATTCTTTTGCCAAAGCACTTTTTAATCCTATCAAACCTGTGCTACTTATTGTAGGAGGTAGCAAAGTAAGCTCTAAATTAGCACTTCTTTATAATATTCTTGATGTTGTAGATAAAGTAATTATTGGTGGTGCAATGAGCAATACGTTTTTAAAGGCACTTGGTTATGATATGCAAAAATCTCTTGTTGAAGATGGATTACTAGAAGATGCTAAAAAAATCCTTGCCTTAGCAGTCCAAAAGAAAGTAAAAATCTATCTTCCTGTAGATGTAATTAGCACAAATAGCTTAGAAGATAATGCTAATATACAAACTTCACCATCACAAGATATTCCGCAAGGTTTTATGGCAGTAGATATCGGTCCTGCTACAACAAGATTATTCAATCAAGTAATTCGTGCAAGCCAAACAATTATTTGGAATGGACCATTAGGAATCTATGAAAATCCAAAGTTTTCTCGTGGAACTTTCTCTATTGCACATACAATTAGCGATTCTTATGCATTTTCGCTCATTGGTGGGGGTGATACGGCTGATGCGGTAGATAAGGCAGGTGAAAGAGAAAATATGAGTTTTATCTCTACTGGTGGAGGTGCTTCACTCGAACTTTTAGAGGGAAAAATTTTACCAGCTTTTGAAGTGCTTGATAAAAAGGCTTAA
- the selD gene encoding selenide, water dikinase SelD, with the protein MFSSLSQPQNPNLVAGFEHNEDCGIYQIDSNNFLLQSVDFITPVVDDPYIYGKIAAANALSDIFTMGSEVQTALNILMWDREHVSKEALGEILKGGMEKIIESNAVLLGGHTIIDREQKYGLSVSGIAQKFWKNNTAKIGDVLILCKPIGSGIITTALKKEKLLLSQAQICIDSMQLLNLYAMRVAKNYPISACTDITGFGLIGHIYEMCREDLGVNLFVDSVAIFPQVTELILQGCVSGGSKNNKAYYEKYVKKEKEMQEDIFLYDAQTSGGIVFALSKEKAKFLLDELKKTKYEYASIIGEFVPRRGDCAIVLG; encoded by the coding sequence ATTTTTTCTAGCTTAAGCCAACCACAAAATCCAAACCTTGTTGCAGGTTTTGAGCACAATGAGGATTGTGGAATTTATCAGATTGATTCTAATAATTTTTTGTTGCAAAGCGTGGATTTTATTACTCCAGTGGTAGATGATCCTTATATTTATGGAAAAATTGCTGCAGCAAATGCTTTGAGTGATATTTTTACAATGGGGTCTGAAGTGCAAACCGCATTAAATATATTGATGTGGGATAGAGAGCATGTAAGCAAGGAGGCGTTAGGGGAAATTCTAAAAGGTGGTATGGAAAAGATAATAGAATCTAATGCTGTTTTATTAGGAGGGCATACCATTATTGATAGGGAGCAAAAATATGGACTTAGTGTGAGTGGAATCGCACAAAAATTTTGGAAAAACAATACTGCAAAAATCGGTGATGTTTTGATTTTATGTAAGCCTATTGGTAGTGGTATTATTACAACTGCACTTAAAAAAGAAAAACTCTTGTTATCTCAAGCACAAATTTGTATAGATTCTATGCAGCTTTTGAATTTATATGCAATGCGTGTTGCAAAAAATTATCCTATTAGCGCATGTACCGATATTACTGGTTTTGGGTTAATTGGGCATATTTATGAAATGTGTAGAGAAGATTTAGGAGTAAATCTTTTTGTAGATAGCGTGGCGATTTTTCCACAGGTAACGGAACTAATCTTGCAGGGGTGTGTTTCAGGTGGTAGTAAAAACAATAAAGCCTATTATGAAAAATATGTTAAAAAAGAAAAAGAAATGCAAGAAGATATCTTTTTGTATGATGCACAAACTTCAGGTGGAATTGTTTTTGCTTTGTCAAAAGAAAAGGCAAAATTTCTACTTGATGAGTTGAAAAAAACAAAGTATGAATATGCAAGTATTATTGGCGAGTTTGTACCACGAAGAGGTGATTGTGCAATCGTATTGGGATAA
- a CDS encoding 6-pyruvoyl trahydropterin synthase family protein — MIIRRSFNFCAAHIVRNCTSERCSRSLHGHNYKVEVFVSAKKLDNAGMVLDFGIFKNQIAEFIDSFDHAHHFWNKENEEVKNFYRMHSKRYVELSVNPSAENYALLFLYFINKILGAMQYENNEGEIILESVRVHETENGYAEAFKEDLDNIDFMREINLESIVFSKGIMEVWKDRKMMDKMKNYYIIGGEKPFKNPIPTQQILC; from the coding sequence ATGATTATTAGAAGAAGTTTTAATTTTTGTGCTGCACATATTGTGAGAAATTGCACATCAGAGCGTTGTTCAAGAAGTTTGCATGGACATAATTATAAAGTTGAGGTGTTTGTAAGTGCTAAAAAACTTGATAATGCGGGAATGGTGTTAGATTTTGGAATCTTTAAAAATCAGATTGCGGAGTTTATTGATAGTTTTGATCATGCACATCACTTTTGGAATAAAGAAAATGAAGAAGTAAAAAATTTTTATCGTATGCATTCCAAACGCTATGTGGAATTGAGTGTTAATCCTAGTGCAGAAAACTATGCATTATTATTTTTGTATTTTATAAATAAGATTTTAGGTGCGATGCAATATGAAAATAATGAAGGGGAGATTATATTAGAATCTGTGCGCGTACATGAAACAGAAAATGGTTATGCAGAGGCTTTTAAAGAAGATCTAGATAATATTGATTTTATGCGTGAAATAAATTTGGAGAGTATTGTTTTTTCTAAAGGAATTATGGAAGTATGGAAAGATAGAAAGATGATGGATAAAATGAAGAATTATTATATTATAGGCGGAGAAAAACCTTTTAAAAATCCTATTCCTACACAACAGATTCTATGTTAA
- a CDS encoding TerC family protein: MFAWIYDPSTWGVLCILIALEVVLGIDNLVFIAIATSKLSQKKRDQARILGLILAMFMRIALLFSITWIVTLTSPLVYFANFSFSGKDLFLFCGGAFLIYKSIVELKELSFKTQEYSTLDTKNSTNFWLSVIQIGILDIIFSLDSVITAVGMLQDITTKSQHIISLASIAIIITVLIMLFVSGYITNFIHHHPSIKVLALCILILIGATLMLDSFKIHFSKNFIYFAMGFALVVQCIIIYKNK; encoded by the coding sequence ATGTTTGCATGGATTTATGATCCAAGCACATGGGGGGTTTTATGTATTCTTATTGCATTAGAAGTTGTTTTGGGAATTGATAATCTTGTTTTTATCGCTATTGCAACTTCAAAACTTTCTCAAAAAAAAAGAGATCAGGCAAGAATTTTAGGACTTATTCTAGCAATGTTTATGCGCATTGCTCTACTTTTTTCTATTACTTGGATTGTTACACTTACTTCTCCTTTAGTGTATTTTGCAAATTTTTCATTTTCTGGAAAAGATTTATTTCTTTTTTGTGGTGGAGCCTTTTTAATTTATAAAAGTATTGTAGAACTCAAAGAACTCTCTTTCAAAACTCAAGAATATTCCACTCTTGATACCAAAAACTCAACAAACTTTTGGTTAAGTGTTATACAAATTGGAATCCTAGATATTATTTTTTCTCTAGATTCTGTGATTACTGCAGTTGGAATGTTACAAGATATTACCACAAAATCTCAACACATTATCTCTCTTGCCAGTATAGCGATCATTATTACCGTGCTTATTATGCTTTTTGTATCAGGGTATATTACAAATTTTATACATCATCACCCTTCTATCAAAGTTTTGGCACTTTGTATATTGATTTTAATTGGTGCAACTTTAATGCTAGATAGTTTTAAAATCCATTTTTCAAAAAATTTTATTTATTTTGCAATGGGCTTTGCTCTTGTTGTGCAATGCATTATTATCTATAAAAATAAATAA
- the dapE gene encoding succinyl-diaminopimelate desuccinylase, with the protein MSVVEILKKLVSYPTVTPKECDIYTYIKNLLPDFEALSFNKNEVKNLFLYKVYGDLPKNTSLDNLMHLCFAGHVDVVPAGEGWGSDPFVPMLKDNKIYGRGTQDMKGGIAGFLDALMQNTHKITEPKIISILLTSDEEGVGVDGTRYVLEELKKINLLPHFAIVAEPTSSQEFGDTIKIGRRGSINGVLHILGKQGHVAYPEKCINPVEVLGERLGMLAGVNLDNGDEFFAPSKLVITDIRGGMEVVNVTPNDLKIMFNVRNSTLTTKESVEKYLIDTLKGIDYHLELKQSSYPFRSLKDGFLVKNFQEILQNLIGKEVKLSTSGGTSDARFFAQHQIEVIEFGVINDKIHSIDECVEIKELELLSQVFLQIIQKFLGVENAKSNFNEG; encoded by the coding sequence ATGTCGGTTGTTGAGATATTAAAAAAACTTGTAAGTTATCCTACAGTTACACCAAAAGAATGTGATATTTATACTTATATTAAGAATCTTTTGCCTGATTTTGAGGCATTAAGTTTTAATAAAAATGAAGTAAAGAATCTATTTTTATATAAAGTTTATGGGGACTTGCCTAAAAATACTTCCTTAGATAATCTTATGCATTTGTGTTTTGCAGGACATGTTGATGTAGTTCCTGCTGGAGAGGGTTGGGGGAGTGATCCTTTTGTTCCCATGCTAAAAGATAATAAGATTTATGGTCGCGGCACGCAGGATATGAAAGGTGGTATTGCAGGATTTTTAGATGCATTAATGCAAAATACTCACAAGATAACAGAACCAAAGATTATTTCTATTTTATTAACTAGTGATGAAGAAGGAGTAGGGGTTGATGGTACAAGATATGTATTAGAAGAATTAAAAAAAATCAATCTTTTACCGCATTTTGCTATCGTAGCAGAGCCAACAAGCAGTCAAGAATTTGGTGATACAATTAAGATTGGGCGAAGAGGATCTATTAATGGAGTGTTGCATATTTTAGGAAAACAAGGGCATGTTGCATATCCTGAGAAATGTATCAATCCTGTGGAGGTTTTGGGTGAAAGATTAGGCATGCTTGCAGGGGTAAATCTTGATAATGGAGATGAATTTTTTGCACCTTCAAAGCTTGTGATTACTGATATTCGTGGGGGTATGGAAGTAGTTAATGTGACACCAAATGATTTAAAAATCATGTTTAATGTAAGAAACAGCACACTAACTACTAAAGAAAGTGTAGAAAAATATCTTATTGATACATTAAAGGGAATAGATTACCATTTAGAGTTAAAGCAAAGTTCTTATCCTTTTAGAAGCCTAAAAGATGGTTTTTTGGTGAAAAATTTTCAAGAAATTTTACAAAATCTTATAGGAAAAGAGGTAAAGTTAAGCACAAGTGGTGGGACAAGTGATGCAAGATTTTTTGCACAACATCAAATTGAAGTGATAGAATTTGGTGTAATAAATGATAAAATACATAGTATTGATGAATGTGTGGAGATTAAGGAATTAGAGCTTTTGTCTCAAGTTTTTTTACAAATCATACAAAAATTTTTAGGAGTAGAGAATGCAAAAAGTAATTTTAATGAAGGGTGA
- the gap gene encoding type I glyceraldehyde-3-phosphate dehydrogenase, with protein sequence MKKIAINGTGRIGLCVARIIGSRQDMEISAINTTADIDTLLHLIKYDSVHKHYEVKKNDDTTLTIGNSKNVKIVSNRDIASLDFSPYGAEAVIECTGKFNALDKASQHIKNNVKKVIISAAAENTPTFVFGVNHTSYNNESVISNASCTTNCLATIAKVLHQNFGIQNGLMTTIHSYTNDQNLLDVKHKDIRRARAAALNMIPTSTGAAKAIGLVMPELNGKLNGFAIRVPTPDVSLVDLTLNLEKQASKEEINAAFKEAEQSYLKDLLLIDEEKCVSSDFIGSSYSAIFVPDKTLVQGNTAKVLAWYDNEMGYSHRLVDMCAYMMDF encoded by the coding sequence ATGAAAAAAATTGCTATTAATGGAACAGGTAGAATTGGTTTGTGTGTTGCTAGGATTATTGGATCGCGTCAAGATATGGAAATTAGCGCAATAAATACTACAGCAGACATTGATACTCTTTTACATTTAATCAAATATGATTCTGTACATAAACACTATGAAGTTAAAAAAAATGATGATACTACTCTAACAATAGGAAATAGCAAAAATGTAAAAATCGTAAGCAATAGAGATATTGCTTCTCTAGATTTTTCTCCTTATGGTGCAGAAGCAGTAATAGAATGTACAGGAAAGTTTAATGCACTTGATAAGGCATCTCAACATATCAAAAATAATGTCAAAAAAGTTATTATTTCAGCTGCTGCAGAAAACACTCCTACTTTTGTTTTCGGAGTAAATCATACTTCTTATAACAACGAGTCTGTAATTTCTAATGCTTCGTGTACCACAAATTGTCTCGCTACAATCGCAAAGGTTTTACACCAAAACTTTGGAATCCAAAATGGTCTCATGACAACTATCCACAGCTATACCAATGACCAAAATCTTCTTGATGTAAAACACAAAGATATACGCCGTGCTAGAGCTGCTGCACTCAATATGATTCCCACAAGCACTGGTGCTGCAAAAGCCATTGGTCTTGTTATGCCTGAGCTTAATGGAAAACTTAATGGATTTGCAATCCGTGTACCAACTCCTGATGTAAGTTTGGTAGATCTCACTTTAAATCTAGAAAAACAAGCTTCCAAAGAAGAAATCAATGCGGCCTTTAAAGAAGCAGAACAAAGCTATCTCAAAGATCTCTTACTTATAGATGAAGAAAAATGTGTATCAAGCGATTTTATTGGATCAAGCTACAGTGCGATTTTTGTCCCAGACAAAACCTTAGTACAGGGAAATACTGCAAAAGTTCTTGCTTGGTATGATAATGAAATGGGATATTCCCATCGACTTGTAGATATGTGTGCATATATGATGGATTTCTAA
- a CDS encoding HU family DNA-binding protein: protein MNKAEFVDLVKEVGDYTTKKDAENAINAFVVSIETALAKKESVELVGFGKFEAVLQKGKEGKVPGSDKTYKTADKMVPKFKPGKGLKDLVSKAK from the coding sequence ATGAATAAGGCAGAATTTGTTGATTTAGTAAAAGAAGTTGGTGATTATACAACCAAGAAAGATGCAGAAAATGCAATAAATGCATTTGTTGTATCTATTGAAACTGCACTAGCAAAAAAAGAAAGTGTTGAATTGGTTGGTTTTGGTAAGTTTGAAGCAGTATTGCAAAAAGGCAAGGAAGGAAAAGTTCCTGGAAGCGATAAAACTTATAAAACAGCTGATAAAATGGTTCCTAAGTTTAAACCTGGAAAAGGTTTAAAAGATTTAGTATCTAAAGCGAAGTAA
- a CDS encoding 7-carboxy-7-deazaguanine synthase QueE, with protein sequence MLKIVEIFYSIQGEGKYIGSPSVFVRVGLCNLKCRGFGQEISYRGKRLVGCDSIYAANAAFKEEWTNFNNAKDLIEAIKKVAKTQYYDIVLTGGEPSLYFDNPVLLETLEYFLARSHRICVESNGSIYFTFNEILKQIEFTLSVKLSNSLEEKNKRVNIPAIQNILDHAKDVVFKFVIDEALCQEEKGISEINEILSQISGSYEVYLMPMGSETIVLDRNIQAILPLCLKYNFKLTDRLHIRIWGDKRGV encoded by the coding sequence ATGTTAAAAATTGTAGAAATTTTTTATAGTATTCAAGGGGAGGGAAAATATATTGGAAGCCCTAGTGTTTTTGTGCGTGTGGGATTATGTAATCTTAAATGTAGGGGCTTTGGGCAAGAAATTTCCTATAGAGGAAAGAGACTTGTAGGCTGTGATAGTATTTATGCAGCTAATGCAGCTTTTAAGGAGGAATGGACAAATTTTAATAATGCAAAGGATTTGATTGAAGCGATCAAAAAAGTTGCAAAAACACAATATTATGATATTGTTTTGACAGGAGGGGAACCAAGTTTATATTTTGATAACCCTGTACTTTTGGAAACCTTAGAGTATTTTTTGGCAAGATCTCATCGTATTTGCGTGGAGAGTAATGGGAGTATATATTTTACTTTTAATGAGATTTTAAAACAAATTGAATTTACTTTGAGTGTGAAATTAAGCAATAGTTTGGAGGAAAAAAATAAGCGTGTAAATATTCCCGCGATACAAAATATTTTAGATCATGCAAAAGATGTAGTTTTTAAATTTGTTATAGATGAAGCATTATGTCAAGAAGAGAAGGGGATCAGTGAGATCAATGAGATTTTATCACAAATTTCTGGGAGCTATGAAGTATATTTAATGCCAATGGGAAGTGAGACTATAGTGCTTGATAGGAATATTCAAGCAATTCTTCCATTATGCTTAAAATATAATTTTAAACTTACAGATCGACTACATATTAGAATCTGGGGAGATAAAAGAGGGGTGTAA